The Arachis hypogaea cultivar Tifrunner chromosome 16, arahy.Tifrunner.gnm2.J5K5, whole genome shotgun sequence genome contains a region encoding:
- the LOC112758920 gene encoding WAT1-related protein At2g37460 isoform X2: MDGHTQKWLEKAKPFIGVIFLQFGFAGMDVLSKAALNKGMSNYVLVVYRHVVAFIVITPFALVIDKPVIDQNLYFLGMKYTTATFAAAMTNMLPAITFVLACILRLEKVKIRSVRSQAKVVGTLATVAGAMVMTLLKGPELFGAHGSNTHNQHNNGVNLHDVIKGSIMITVGCFSWACFMVLQSVTLEAYPAELSLTSWICLLGTIEGGLVGLIMERANPSAWTLHWDTKLLAAAYSGIFCSGLAYYIQGVVMKTRGPVFVTAFSPLCMVIVAIMGSIFLAEQMFLGRVVGAIVIILGLYMVVWGKSKDYDSPNPSIEDNSNAKNQYLTQEGMNGKENIARDEQV; the protein is encoded by the exons ATGGATGGTCATACACAAAAATGGTTGGAAAAAGCGAAGCCATTCATAGGTGTGATTTTCTTGCAGTTTGGATTTGCCGGCATGGATGTTCTATCCAAGGCTGCACTCAACAAGGGAATGAGCAATTATGTTCTTGTTGTTTATCGCCATGTTGTTGCCTTCATTGTCATAACCCCCTTCGCATTAGTCATTGACAA GCCAGTTATTGATCAGAATTTATACTTTTTGGGAATGAAATACACAACAGCAACCTTTGCCGCTGCCATGACCAATATGCTTCCTGCCATTACCTTTGTCTTGGCCTGCATTCTTag GCTTGAGAAGGTGAAAATAAGAAGTGTACGGAGTCAAGCAAAGGTGGTTGGGACTCTAGCAACTGTTGCAGGTGCCATGGTTATGACACTGCTTAAAGGCCCAGAGCTCTTCGGGGCCCATGGAAGCAATACCCATAACCAGCATAATAATGGGGTAAACCTTCATGATGTCATTAAGGGTTCCATCATGATCACTGTTGGCTGCTTTAGTTGGGCTTGTTTCATGGTTCTTCAA TCTGTTACACTAGAAGCGTACCCTGCTGAGCTGTCACTTACATCATGGATATGCCTATTGGGAACAATTGAAGGTGGCTTAGTGGGCCTAATTATGGAAAGGGCTAATCCTTCTGCATGGACTCTACATTGGGATACAAAACTACTTGCTGCTGCCTACAGT GGCATATTTTGCTCTGGACTAGCCTATTACATTCAAGGAGTAGTCATGAAAACTAGAGGTCCAGTCTTTGTAACAGCATTTAGTCCTCTCTGTATGGTCATTGTTGCTATCATGGGCTCCATTTTTCTCGCTGAGCAAATGTTCCTTGGAAG GGTGGTTGGTGCCATTGTGATTATTTTGGGGCTGTACATGGTGGTTTGGGGCAAAAGCAAAGACTATGACTCACCAAATCCAAGTATTGAAGATAACAGTAATGCCAAAAATCAGTATCTTACTCAAGAAGGCATGAATGGTAAGGAAAACATAGCTAGAGATGAACAAGTATGA
- the LOC112758920 gene encoding WAT1-related protein At2g37460 isoform X1, with the protein MDGHTQKWLEKAKPFIGVIFLQFGFAGMDVLSKAALNKGMSNYVLVVYRHVVAFIVITPFALVIDKKVRPKMTFSIFMKMVALSILEPVIDQNLYFLGMKYTTATFAAAMTNMLPAITFVLACILRLEKVKIRSVRSQAKVVGTLATVAGAMVMTLLKGPELFGAHGSNTHNQHNNGVNLHDVIKGSIMITVGCFSWACFMVLQSVTLEAYPAELSLTSWICLLGTIEGGLVGLIMERANPSAWTLHWDTKLLAAAYSGIFCSGLAYYIQGVVMKTRGPVFVTAFSPLCMVIVAIMGSIFLAEQMFLGRVVGAIVIILGLYMVVWGKSKDYDSPNPSIEDNSNAKNQYLTQEGMNGKENIARDEQV; encoded by the exons ATGGATGGTCATACACAAAAATGGTTGGAAAAAGCGAAGCCATTCATAGGTGTGATTTTCTTGCAGTTTGGATTTGCCGGCATGGATGTTCTATCCAAGGCTGCACTCAACAAGGGAATGAGCAATTATGTTCTTGTTGTTTATCGCCATGTTGTTGCCTTCATTGTCATAACCCCCTTCGCATTAGTCATTGACAA GAAAGTGAGGCCAAAGATGACATTTTCAATCTTTATGAAGATGGTGGCACTAAGCATACTAGA GCCAGTTATTGATCAGAATTTATACTTTTTGGGAATGAAATACACAACAGCAACCTTTGCCGCTGCCATGACCAATATGCTTCCTGCCATTACCTTTGTCTTGGCCTGCATTCTTag GCTTGAGAAGGTGAAAATAAGAAGTGTACGGAGTCAAGCAAAGGTGGTTGGGACTCTAGCAACTGTTGCAGGTGCCATGGTTATGACACTGCTTAAAGGCCCAGAGCTCTTCGGGGCCCATGGAAGCAATACCCATAACCAGCATAATAATGGGGTAAACCTTCATGATGTCATTAAGGGTTCCATCATGATCACTGTTGGCTGCTTTAGTTGGGCTTGTTTCATGGTTCTTCAA TCTGTTACACTAGAAGCGTACCCTGCTGAGCTGTCACTTACATCATGGATATGCCTATTGGGAACAATTGAAGGTGGCTTAGTGGGCCTAATTATGGAAAGGGCTAATCCTTCTGCATGGACTCTACATTGGGATACAAAACTACTTGCTGCTGCCTACAGT GGCATATTTTGCTCTGGACTAGCCTATTACATTCAAGGAGTAGTCATGAAAACTAGAGGTCCAGTCTTTGTAACAGCATTTAGTCCTCTCTGTATGGTCATTGTTGCTATCATGGGCTCCATTTTTCTCGCTGAGCAAATGTTCCTTGGAAG GGTGGTTGGTGCCATTGTGATTATTTTGGGGCTGTACATGGTGGTTTGGGGCAAAAGCAAAGACTATGACTCACCAAATCCAAGTATTGAAGATAACAGTAATGCCAAAAATCAGTATCTTACTCAAGAAGGCATGAATGGTAAGGAAAACATAGCTAGAGATGAACAAGTATGA